The following are encoded together in the Parabacteroides chongii genome:
- a CDS encoding transglycosylase SLT domain-containing protein, translating to MKLSKNSIFSFLSGGLICLTACLSIGSSDSEKVLDGRPVVMAMTSSPDIPSSVTFCGTPIDLTRYNMREGFDREMSSFTYFHSTTMLLIKRANRYFPVIEPILKANGIPDDFKYLAVIESHLDPRVSSPARAVGMWQFLEGTGKQYGLTVTPTVDERCHVAKATEAACKYLKAAHDKYGDWANVAASYNAGMGRISGELTKQEADSTFDLWLVEETSRYVYRIMAIKQIFENPYKYGFVLRAEDLYKPIACEDVAVSSDIPDLSAFAQKYNITYADLKRFNPWLRDRKLQTLGKTYTLQVPKENEMYYKTPNTYVHNPVWVVR from the coding sequence ATGAAATTATCGAAGAATAGTATATTCAGTTTTTTGTCGGGTGGTCTGATCTGCCTGACTGCATGTTTGTCTATCGGATCGAGTGATTCGGAAAAGGTGCTGGACGGCCGTCCGGTGGTGATGGCGATGACCTCGTCCCCCGATATTCCTTCGTCGGTTACTTTCTGCGGTACGCCGATCGATCTGACCCGATATAATATGCGTGAAGGATTCGACCGGGAGATGAGTAGTTTTACCTACTTTCATTCAACTACGATGTTGCTGATCAAACGTGCCAACCGGTACTTCCCGGTTATCGAACCGATATTGAAAGCCAACGGTATCCCCGACGATTTCAAATATCTTGCCGTCATAGAAAGTCATCTCGACCCGCGTGTCTCATCTCCGGCACGTGCCGTGGGAATGTGGCAGTTCCTTGAAGGGACGGGTAAGCAATACGGACTGACGGTCACCCCGACGGTGGACGAACGTTGCCATGTAGCCAAAGCTACCGAAGCTGCTTGCAAGTACCTGAAAGCCGCTCACGACAAATACGGTGACTGGGCAAATGTCGCCGCCTCTTACAATGCAGGCATGGGACGTATCTCCGGCGAATTGACTAAACAGGAAGCCGATAGCACGTTCGACCTTTGGCTGGTAGAGGAGACAAGCCGTTATGTATACCGTATCATGGCGATCAAGCAGATATTCGAGAATCCCTATAAATACGGTTTCGTGCTTCGGGCAGAAGACCTGTATAAGCCGATTGCCTGCGAAGACGTGGCGGTATCGTCGGATATTCCCGATTTGTCTGCCTTCGCACAGAAGTATAATATAACGTATGCCGATCTGAAACGTTTCAATCCCTGGCTGCGCGACCGGAAATTGCAGACGCTGGGCAAGACTTATACGCTGCAGGTTCCCAAAGAAAATGAAATGTATTACAAGACACCTAACACCTACGTACATAATCCGGTTTGGGTAGTAAGATAA
- the uvrA gene encoding excinuclease ABC subunit UvrA has protein sequence MNDKNALEGGRISVLGARVHNLKNIDVEIPRNKLTVITGMSGSGKSSLAFDTIFAEGQRRYVETFSAYARNFLGNMERPDVDKITGLSPVISIEQKTTNKNPRSTVGTTTEIYDFFRLLYARAGEAYSYLSGEKMVKYTEEQVLDLILVHYEGKKTYMLAPLVRNRKGHYKELFEQVRKKGYLTVRVDGEIKEIFHGMKLDRYKMHSIEVVIDKMVVSASDERRLKESLRIAMKQGDGLVMLLDADTDELRHYSRRLMDPATGLSYSEPAPHNFSFNSPQGACPKCKGLGQVNLLDMEKIVPDPSLSIYNGGIVALGKYKNSLIFWQIEALCEKHGVTIKTPIKDIPAEAIDEIMNGTDERLQIKNESLGSSNYFLSYEGVAKYILMQQESEASASAQKWAGQFIKMTTCPECNGQRLNKEALHYRIAGKNIAEISSYDISELYEWLDGIEERLDQKQKQIAIEILKEIRSRLKFLLDVGLDYLSLNRASASLSGGESQRIRLATQIGSQLVNVLYILDEPSIGLHQRDNVRLINSLKELRDTGNSVVVVEHDKDMMLNADYVIDMGPKAGRLGGEVVYEGTPQEMLKVNTLTSAYLNGETEIAVPAERRQGNGKFITIKGASGNNLKNVNVTFPLGTLICVTGVSGSGKSTLINRTLQPILSQHFYRSLEDPLPYKSIEGIDNVDKIVNVDQSPIGRSPRSNPATYTGVFSDIRNLFVDLPESKVRGYKPGRFSFNVSGGRCETCKGNGYKTIEMNFLPDVLVPCEDCHGKRYNRETLEVRFRGKSIADVLDMTINMAVEFFENIPTILSKIKVLQDVGLGYIKLGQPSTTLSGGESQRVKLATELAKKDTGNTLYVLDEPTTGLHFEDIRVLLGVLNKLVEKGNTIIVIEHNLDVIKCADYLIDMGPEGGRKGGQVLFTGTPEEMIKKKNRSYTAPFLKEELKR, from the coding sequence ATGAACGATAAAAATGCATTGGAAGGCGGTCGTATTTCCGTTTTAGGCGCCCGCGTTCACAATTTGAAAAATATAGACGTCGAGATACCGCGAAACAAACTCACCGTGATAACAGGTATGAGCGGTAGTGGTAAATCCTCGCTGGCTTTTGATACGATCTTTGCAGAAGGACAACGCCGCTATGTGGAGACATTCTCCGCCTATGCCCGTAATTTCCTCGGGAATATGGAACGTCCGGATGTGGACAAGATCACCGGCTTGAGTCCGGTCATCTCGATCGAGCAGAAGACAACCAACAAGAATCCCCGCTCTACCGTAGGTACAACGACAGAGATATACGACTTTTTCCGTCTGCTTTATGCAAGGGCGGGAGAGGCTTACTCGTATCTGAGCGGAGAAAAGATGGTGAAGTACACCGAAGAGCAGGTGCTCGACCTGATCCTGGTGCATTACGAAGGGAAGAAAACCTATATGCTGGCTCCGTTGGTGCGTAACCGTAAGGGACATTACAAAGAATTGTTTGAACAGGTTCGTAAGAAGGGGTATCTGACTGTCCGTGTCGACGGTGAAATAAAAGAGATATTTCACGGTATGAAGCTGGATCGCTATAAGATGCACAGTATCGAGGTGGTGATCGACAAGATGGTCGTCTCTGCATCCGACGAGCGCCGGCTGAAAGAAAGCCTGCGCATTGCCATGAAGCAGGGAGATGGCCTGGTGATGCTGCTGGATGCGGATACGGACGAGTTGCGTCATTACAGCCGTCGTTTGATGGACCCGGCAACCGGACTTTCCTATAGTGAACCGGCTCCGCATAACTTCTCTTTCAACTCGCCGCAAGGTGCGTGCCCCAAGTGTAAAGGGTTGGGGCAGGTGAACCTGCTGGATATGGAAAAGATCGTACCCGACCCTTCCCTCAGTATTTATAACGGTGGGATAGTTGCTTTGGGTAAATACAAGAACTCCCTTATCTTTTGGCAGATCGAGGCTCTTTGCGAAAAGCACGGCGTGACGATCAAGACACCGATCAAAGATATCCCGGCAGAAGCGATCGACGAGATCATGAACGGGACGGACGAACGTCTCCAGATCAAGAACGAATCGCTGGGTTCTTCCAATTATTTCCTGTCTTACGAAGGAGTTGCCAAATATATCCTGATGCAGCAGGAGAGCGAGGCTTCGGCTTCTGCACAGAAATGGGCGGGACAGTTCATCAAAATGACTACATGCCCGGAATGTAACGGCCAGCGTCTGAACAAAGAGGCGTTGCACTATCGTATTGCGGGAAAGAATATAGCGGAGATATCTTCGTATGATATTTCCGAGCTTTATGAATGGCTGGACGGTATTGAAGAGCGTCTGGACCAGAAGCAAAAGCAGATTGCCATAGAAATATTGAAGGAGATCCGTTCCCGTCTGAAGTTCCTGTTGGATGTAGGGCTGGATTACCTGTCTCTCAACCGTGCTTCGGCAAGCCTTTCCGGTGGGGAAAGCCAGCGTATCCGTTTAGCAACCCAAATCGGTAGTCAGCTGGTCAATGTGCTCTATATCCTCGACGAGCCGAGTATCGGATTGCATCAACGCGATAATGTCCGTTTGATCAATTCTTTGAAAGAGCTTCGTGATACGGGTAACTCGGTAGTGGTTGTCGAGCATGATAAGGATATGATGCTGAATGCCGATTACGTGATCGATATGGGACCGAAAGCCGGTCGTTTGGGTGGCGAAGTAGTTTACGAAGGAACACCCCAGGAGATGCTGAAAGTGAATACGCTGACTTCTGCATACCTGAACGGGGAGACTGAGATTGCTGTTCCTGCCGAACGCCGGCAGGGAAACGGTAAGTTCATTACGATAAAGGGGGCCAGCGGCAATAATCTGAAGAATGTCAATGTGACTTTCCCGCTCGGAACACTGATCTGTGTGACTGGTGTATCCGGTAGTGGAAAATCTACCTTGATCAACCGTACCCTGCAACCGATCCTGAGCCAGCATTTCTATCGTTCGCTGGAAGATCCGTTGCCTTACAAGTCGATCGAAGGTATCGATAACGTAGATAAGATCGTCAATGTCGACCAGTCGCCTATCGGCCGTTCGCCACGAAGCAATCCGGCTACTTATACCGGTGTCTTTTCCGATATCCGTAACCTTTTCGTCGATCTTCCCGAGTCGAAGGTCAGGGGCTACAAACCCGGACGTTTCTCGTTCAATGTATCCGGCGGTCGTTGTGAAACCTGCAAGGGGAACGGCTACAAAACCATCGAAATGAACTTCCTGCCGGATGTATTGGTTCCTTGCGAAGACTGTCATGGCAAGCGATATAACCGTGAAACACTCGAAGTCCGATTCCGTGGTAAATCCATAGCCGATGTGTTGGATATGACGATCAATATGGCTGTGGAGTTCTTCGAGAATATCCCGACCATCCTCTCCAAGATAAAAGTCCTGCAGGATGTGGGGTTGGGCTATATCAAACTGGGGCAGCCTTCCACCACCTTATCCGGAGGGGAAAGTCAGCGTGTGAAATTGGCTACCGAACTGGCCAAAAAGGATACCGGCAATACCTTATATGTATTGGACGAACCGACTACCGGCCTTCACTTCGAAGATATCCGTGTCCTATTGGGTGTCCTGAACAAGCTGGTGGAAAAAGGCAACACCATCATCGTGATCGAGCATAACCTCGACGTAATCAAATGTGCCGACTACCTGATCGACATGGGGCCCGAAGGCGGACGCAAAGGCGGGCAGGTCTTATTCACCGGCACTCCCGAGGAAATGATCAAGAAGAAAAACAGGAGTTATACGGCTCCGTTCCTGAAAGAGGAGTTGAAACGATAA
- a CDS encoding IMPACT family protein has protein sequence MADDSYRTIKQVAEGYYTEKRSRFISYAIPVRTVEEVKEQLDKYRKQYYDARHVCWAYMLGPDRQTFRANDDGEPSSTAGKPILGQINSNELTDILILVVRYFGGIELGTSGLIVAYRTAAAEAIAAAEIEERTVDEDITVAFEYPYLNGIMRIVKEDNPLIVSQKFEMDCEMTLRIRKGEAEKLKNRLLKVESAYLK, from the coding sequence ATGGCAGACGACAGTTACAGAACCATTAAGCAAGTAGCAGAGGGATATTACACAGAGAAGCGCAGCCGCTTTATCTCGTATGCCATCCCCGTGCGTACGGTCGAAGAGGTGAAGGAGCAACTGGATAAATACCGTAAACAATATTACGACGCCCGCCACGTCTGCTGGGCCTATATGCTGGGACCCGATCGCCAGACTTTTCGTGCGAACGATGACGGCGAACCATCCTCCACGGCAGGTAAACCGATCCTGGGGCAGATCAATTCCAACGAGTTAACGGATATCCTGATCCTGGTCGTTCGCTATTTCGGCGGCATCGAATTGGGTACCAGTGGTCTGATTGTCGCATATCGGACGGCTGCCGCCGAAGCGATTGCCGCTGCCGAGATAGAGGAACGTACGGTTGACGAAGATATCACGGTCGCTTTCGAATATCCATACCTGAACGGGATCATGCGTATAGTAAAAGAAGACAACCCCCTTATTGTATCCCAAAAGTTTGAAATGGACTGTGAAATGACTTTGCGTATACGCAAAGGAGAGGCGGAAAAGTTGAAGAACCGCTTATTGAAAGTCGAGTCGGCCTATCTGAAGTAA
- a CDS encoding sodium:proton antiporter: MKKILLFSFFLVVGLVVSQFLPSLVGENYSLVKTVSNSLLYVCLAFIMINVGREFEMDKTRWRSYTEDYFIAMATAAFPWIFVALYYMFVLLPDIYWSSGEAWKENLLLSRFAAPTSAGILFTMLAAAGLKASWVYKKVQVLAIFDDLDTILLMIPLQIMMVGLRWQLGVIILIVMVLLMIGWKKMGTYNMRQDWKAILLYAIVTLAFTQGIYLASKHFYGEEASIHIEVLLPAFVLGMIMKHKHIDTKTEHNVATAISFLFMFLVGVSMPVFFGVDFAKQSAEASTITGAQPMMSWPMILLHVVIVSFLSNIGKLFPLFFYRDRRKRERLALSIGMFTRGEVGAGIIFIALGYNLGGPALMISVLTIVFNLILTGIFVIWVEKLTRSAYQLEIAEQQRQ, translated from the coding sequence ATGAAGAAGATTCTGTTGTTTTCTTTTTTCTTAGTGGTTGGTTTGGTTGTCTCACAGTTTCTTCCATCTCTTGTAGGAGAAAATTATTCGTTGGTAAAAACTGTTTCCAATTCACTGTTGTATGTATGCCTGGCCTTTATTATGATTAACGTAGGTCGGGAGTTTGAAATGGATAAGACCCGTTGGAGATCTTATACGGAGGATTATTTCATAGCAATGGCTACTGCCGCTTTCCCCTGGATATTTGTGGCATTGTATTATATGTTCGTCCTGCTCCCCGACATCTATTGGTCGAGTGGGGAAGCCTGGAAAGAGAACTTGTTGTTAAGCCGTTTTGCGGCTCCCACATCCGCTGGTATTCTGTTTACCATGTTGGCCGCAGCAGGGTTGAAAGCTTCCTGGGTATATAAAAAAGTACAGGTGCTGGCTATTTTCGATGATCTCGATACGATCCTGTTGATGATCCCGCTTCAGATCATGATGGTCGGTCTACGCTGGCAGTTAGGGGTGATCATCCTGATCGTGATGGTATTGCTTATGATCGGATGGAAGAAAATGGGTACTTATAATATGCGGCAGGACTGGAAGGCTATTCTGCTTTATGCCATTGTTACGTTGGCATTTACCCAGGGAATCTATCTGGCATCCAAACATTTTTATGGTGAGGAAGCAAGCATCCATATCGAAGTGCTGTTGCCTGCCTTTGTGCTGGGTATGATCATGAAGCATAAGCACATAGATACGAAGACGGAGCACAATGTGGCGACGGCGATTTCATTCCTGTTCATGTTCCTGGTAGGAGTGAGCATGCCCGTGTTTTTTGGGGTTGATTTTGCCAAACAATCGGCGGAAGCGTCTACAATTACCGGTGCACAGCCGATGATGTCGTGGCCGATGATCCTTCTCCATGTGGTGATCGTCTCTTTCTTATCCAATATAGGAAAGCTTTTCCCCTTGTTTTTCTATCGTGACAGACGTAAACGTGAACGTCTGGCTTTGTCAATCGGTATGTTTACACGGGGTGAAGTAGGGGCAGGTATTATTTTTATTGCCCTGGGATATAATCTGGGTGGACCGGCCCTGATGATTTCTGTCCTTACTATTGTGTTTAATTTAATTTTAACTGGTATATTTGTAATCTGGGTAGAGAAATTGACCCGCAGCGCCTATCAGCTTGAGATAGCTGAGCAGCAAAGGCAATAA
- the nhaA gene encoding Na+/H+ antiporter NhaA, with amino-acid sequence MDRTINVILKPLRRFATQKSSASFLLFMATVLAMILANSPWAHAYHHILSYPIDLQIGSFNLFSHHGEPMPMLAFVNDALMAVFFFVIGLEIKQEVLIGELSSVRKALLPVIAACGGMIVPVLFYLLVCNTAPEVRGAAIPMATDIAFALAVLGLLGKRVPLGMRIFLTALAVVDDIGGIIIIALFYSGHIAYQPLLISLALLALLYVGGKMRVNNNLFYYIVGFFVWVLFLESGIHPTIAGVLVAFTVPARPKVNLKDFTCDMTGYLNMLDYTEVRQSKKASVLTPTQIQVLNNIHSLADNTISPLQSIADKLHPLVNYLILPLFAFVNAGVTFGDIQPSSLVNVPLAVFMGLFVGKSLGIFSFTYLYARTRMGALPKGVTPMNLFGVSMLGGIGFTVALFIANLSFTGMDELGVDLLNQAKLGVFTGSFVSGLCGYLLLKKHLSKTPKE; translated from the coding sequence ATGGATCGTACTATTAATGTTATCCTTAAACCGTTGCGCCGATTCGCCACACAGAAGTCGAGCGCCAGTTTTTTATTGTTTATGGCCACGGTATTGGCTATGATATTGGCAAACTCCCCCTGGGCTCACGCCTATCATCACATATTATCTTATCCTATCGACCTTCAGATTGGCAGTTTTAATTTGTTCTCCCATCATGGTGAACCCATGCCGATGCTTGCCTTTGTGAATGACGCCCTGATGGCGGTATTCTTTTTTGTAATCGGGCTGGAGATCAAGCAGGAAGTATTGATCGGGGAATTGAGTTCGGTTCGTAAAGCACTCCTTCCGGTTATTGCGGCTTGTGGCGGTATGATCGTACCGGTCCTTTTTTATTTGCTTGTCTGCAATACGGCTCCGGAAGTACGTGGGGCAGCTATTCCGATGGCTACCGATATCGCATTTGCCCTTGCCGTCCTGGGATTGCTGGGAAAACGGGTTCCTTTAGGCATGCGAATATTTCTGACGGCACTGGCTGTGGTAGATGACATCGGCGGTATTATTATTATTGCTTTATTCTATAGTGGGCATATTGCTTATCAACCCTTATTGATCTCTTTGGCCTTGCTGGCTTTATTATATGTAGGGGGAAAGATGCGGGTAAATAATAATCTGTTTTATTATATTGTGGGCTTCTTTGTCTGGGTATTATTCCTGGAATCGGGCATTCATCCGACTATAGCCGGGGTATTGGTAGCCTTTACCGTTCCTGCCCGTCCGAAAGTGAATCTGAAGGATTTTACTTGCGATATGACCGGTTATCTGAATATGCTGGATTATACGGAGGTTCGTCAATCCAAAAAGGCTTCGGTCCTGACTCCTACACAGATACAGGTACTGAATAATATCCATTCGTTGGCAGATAACACGATCAGTCCGTTGCAAAGCATTGCCGACAAATTGCATCCGTTGGTAAATTACCTGATTCTTCCGTTGTTTGCGTTTGTCAATGCGGGTGTCACATTCGGAGATATTCAGCCGTCATCGCTGGTAAATGTGCCGTTGGCTGTCTTTATGGGATTGTTTGTCGGGAAGTCACTGGGTATTTTCTCTTTCACGTATCTCTATGCTCGTACGAGGATGGGAGCCTTACCGAAAGGAGTGACACCGATGAACCTGTTCGGTGTGTCTATGTTGGGCGGTATTGGTTTTACGGTGGCGCTATTTATTGCCAATCTTTCGTTTACCGGAATGGATGAACTTGGAGTTGACTTGTTGAATCAAGCCAAACTCGGAGTATTCACCGGGTCGTTTGTTTCCGGCCTTTGCGGGTACTTATTGCTGAAGAAGCATTTATCGAAAACCCCGAAAGAATAA
- a CDS encoding outer membrane beta-barrel protein, with amino-acid sequence MKPKKLLYLATFCILLISGYLHAEEPAKMHSVSLHIGYANMPGGTAGLTNTSHSYERDLCSGISWDAQYYLHPKGMFGFGLFYSGYSAKGSLEHSSDHVYTHYIAPQFALYCLSNERVNVRLNIGTGYLRYKNNSMVYEKDRRVSGQRMAGNIGVNAEYMLTSHWGVSADLQYVFTNLRKVESNYHGETITVRFPSEDRLKVSRLNISLGIGYHF; translated from the coding sequence ATGAAGCCCAAAAAGTTGCTTTACCTGGCCACATTCTGCATATTACTAATTTCCGGTTACTTGCATGCCGAGGAACCAGCAAAGATGCATTCTGTTTCTCTACATATAGGATATGCCAATATGCCAGGTGGGACAGCAGGATTAACAAATACCTCACATAGTTATGAGCGGGATCTTTGTTCCGGTATTTCCTGGGATGCACAATACTATTTACACCCTAAAGGCATGTTCGGATTCGGGCTTTTTTATTCCGGATATAGCGCAAAAGGTTCTTTGGAACATAGTTCCGATCATGTCTATACACATTATATAGCTCCGCAGTTCGCCCTCTACTGCCTGAGTAACGAGCGGGTTAATGTGCGTCTGAACATCGGTACCGGATATCTGCGGTATAAGAACAATAGCATGGTATATGAAAAAGACCGTCGTGTATCCGGCCAACGTATGGCAGGAAATATCGGAGTTAATGCAGAATATATGCTAACTTCCCACTGGGGTGTTTCTGCTGATCTGCAGTATGTGTTTACCAACCTCAGAAAAGTCGAATCCAACTATCACGGGGAGACGATCACGGTTCGGTTCCCGTCGGAAGACAGGCTGAAAGTATCCAGACTGAATATCTCACTTGGGATCGGATACCATTTCTAA